In the genome of Natronorubrum daqingense, the window CGGAACGGAGCCCACTGCGTACGCCGGCAGTTCGAACGCGATCCGACAACGGTCGCGCTCGAGATCGTCGACCCGGTGGGTCGCGCCCGGTAGGCGCGAGAGCTTCCACGCCCAGCGACGATCCGCGCAGGTCGTGATACGAAACGACGTCCAGACGCCCGAGAGCCGGACGCGGCCGGTCGTCCCCGTTCGAATCCGCCGGTCGCTCGACTCGACGCCGGAGATCAGCGGCGACCACGACGGCCACTCGGTCGTGTCGACGAGCAGTTCCCACGGGTCCGCCGCGGGTGCCTCGAGCACGTGAGAGACCTCGATTCGGCGGCCGTCTTGGGTGTGTATCGGACGAACGCGAGTCATCCCTACGCGCCCCTACGCGGGCGAGACCCATGTGAATTTGCCTCACTCGAGAGTTGTGCAGGAGAGATCGCTATCGCTCGAGGACAGCACACTCAGCACCCGAGGCCCACCGTCAAAGACGGCGAAACAGGTGAGACGGTCGACCGTTTTTCGGAAGGGGTTCCGCCAGTTATCGCGCTCGCTGAGCACATACTGTTTTTTCGGTGGGGTTCGTCTCGAGCGTATGGAGTATACGACACTCGGTTCGACCGGAATGGAGGTCAGTCGACTCTGTCTGGGCTGTATGAGCTTTGGCTCGAGCGACTGGCGCGAATGGGTACTCGAAGACGAGGAGGGGAAGGAGATCATCGACCGAGCGATCGACCTCGGAATCAACTTTTTCGACACGGCGAATATGTACTCGCGCGGCGAGTCCGAACGGATTCTCGGCGAGGCGCTCGAGGGCCATCGCGAGTCGTCCGTCATCGCCACGAAGGTGTTCCACCCGATGCGCGACGACGATCCGCACTCGCAGGGACTCTCTCGAAAGACGATCGAACAGGAACTCGCGGCCAGTCGCGAACGCCTGGGCGTAGACACGATCGATCTCTACCAGATTCACCGTTGGGACTACGACACGCCGATCGAGACCACGCTCCGCACGCTCACAGACGCGGTTCGACGCGGTGAGGTGCGCTACATCGGCGCGTCGTCGATGTGGGCCCACCAGTTCGCCGATGCGCTCGCGACGAGCGAACTGAAGGGACTCGAGCGATTCGTCACGATGCAAAATCACTACAATCTGGTCTATCGGGAGGAAGAACGCGAGATGTTGCCCCTCTGTGCGAACGAGGGCATCGGCGTGATGCCGTGGTCTCCGCTGGCCCGTGGCTACCTCACGCGCCCGCACGAAGAGATCGACGCGACGACGCGCGGCGAGACTGAAGAGCACATGTACAACCATCCCTACCGGGAGGGAGGCGGCCAGGAGATCAACGAACGCGTCGCCGAAGTCGCCGCAGACAACGGCGCGACCATGGCCCAGATCGCTCTCGCGTGGTTGCTCCACAAAGAGTGGGTCGACGCACCGATCATCGGAACCACGAGCGTCGAGCACTTAGAGCAGGCCGTCGAAGCGCTCGAGATTTCGCTCTCGGCGTCGGATATGGCCTATCTCGAGGAACCGTACGAACCGGTCCCGGTGTCCGGCCA includes:
- a CDS encoding aldo/keto reductase, producing MEYTTLGSTGMEVSRLCLGCMSFGSSDWREWVLEDEEGKEIIDRAIDLGINFFDTANMYSRGESERILGEALEGHRESSVIATKVFHPMRDDDPHSQGLSRKTIEQELAASRERLGVDTIDLYQIHRWDYDTPIETTLRTLTDAVRRGEVRYIGASSMWAHQFADALATSELKGLERFVTMQNHYNLVYREEEREMLPLCANEGIGVMPWSPLARGYLTRPHEEIDATTRGETEEHMYNHPYREGGGQEINERVAEVAADNGATMAQIALAWLLHKEWVDAPIIGTTSVEHLEQAVEALEISLSASDMAYLEEPYEPVPVSGHD
- a CDS encoding SRPBCC family protein, giving the protein MTRVRPIHTQDGRRIEVSHVLEAPAADPWELLVDTTEWPSWSPLISGVESSDRRIRTGTTGRVRLSGVWTSFRITTCADRRWAWKLSRLPGATHRVDDLERDRCRIAFELPAYAVGSVPVTLRALENLEELLAE